A single genomic interval of Vibrio maritimus harbors:
- a CDS encoding BatD family protein — protein MKTVNFRRAINFRRNSLKAIAKLGLILFATLISLSMPAHADMTINQLQREGGVEIKSWLSKGDSAAEPAAIREQVILYIEVATPRWFTGGTRISGFGMPDLIVKQRNQLATNYTERKNGQTWSRQRWEITLYPQQSGEYRLPKVPVRVQVSAQDGSTVSGTLYTEPMSLFTYLPDASFTQDEPWFSAQDVKVNESWKASSEDLKAGDSLVRTLNIEAADTLSILLPPLGEQSVEGVKGYPKPSLLNDSQTRGVYKSKRTDEVTYILTTGGEVRFPEQEIRWWDVESQSVKSVTLAAKKVQVAHTWRSLINTYKTELVILFVVMLAIVTAFKLMYRFYKTHPTPQWWQLAKALRRREWTLVRALIYKKGREVSGEVELKKIHDEPSWQQASHSIQNETPDAALSRRMWKRLKPKRRSERSSVLKGLDKWQ, from the coding sequence ATGAAAACCGTTAACTTCCGACGAGCGATTAATTTCCGACGTAACTCTCTAAAAGCAATAGCTAAATTGGGACTGATTCTTTTCGCCACCCTGATATCATTGTCGATGCCCGCACACGCGGACATGACGATAAACCAACTGCAGCGTGAAGGCGGTGTCGAAATAAAATCTTGGCTTAGTAAAGGTGATAGCGCAGCAGAGCCTGCCGCTATTCGAGAGCAGGTTATTCTCTATATTGAGGTGGCAACGCCAAGGTGGTTTACAGGCGGTACTCGTATCTCTGGATTTGGGATGCCCGATCTGATTGTAAAACAGCGGAATCAACTAGCGACCAACTACACCGAGCGTAAAAATGGGCAGACATGGTCTCGGCAGCGTTGGGAGATAACGCTTTATCCTCAACAAAGTGGTGAATATCGACTACCGAAAGTCCCTGTGCGCGTTCAGGTTTCAGCTCAGGACGGCTCGACCGTCTCCGGCACTCTGTATACCGAACCCATGTCGCTGTTTACCTACCTGCCGGATGCGTCGTTCACTCAAGATGAACCCTGGTTCTCTGCCCAAGATGTCAAAGTTAATGAGTCTTGGAAGGCATCCTCGGAGGATTTAAAAGCGGGCGATAGTCTAGTCAGAACCTTGAACATCGAAGCCGCCGATACTTTATCGATACTTTTGCCACCTTTAGGTGAGCAGAGTGTCGAGGGAGTAAAAGGTTATCCCAAACCAAGTTTATTGAACGATAGCCAGACCCGTGGTGTATACAAATCGAAACGTACCGACGAGGTGACGTATATTCTCACAACAGGCGGTGAAGTGAGGTTCCCTGAGCAGGAGATTCGCTGGTGGGATGTGGAGTCGCAATCGGTCAAATCTGTCACTTTAGCTGCGAAAAAAGTACAGGTTGCTCACACTTGGCGTTCGCTGATCAATACGTATAAAACTGAACTCGTTATACTTTTTGTAGTTATGCTCGCAATAGTAACAGCGTTCAAGCTAATGTACCGCTTCTACAAAACGCACCCAACACCACAGTGGTGGCAACTGGCGAAAGCGCTAAGACGCAGAGAGTGGACGTTAGTGAGGGCTTTGATCTATAAAAAAGGTCGTGAAGTTAGCGGAGAAGTTGAACTCAAAAAGATCCATGACGAACCTTCATGGCAGCAAGCGAGTCACAGCATACAAAACGAAACACCAGACGCCGCGTTAAGTCGCAGAATGTGGAAAAGACTTAAGCCAAAAAGGCGCAGCGAACGTTCATCTGTACTCAAGGGTTTAGATAAGTGGCAGTAG
- a CDS encoding vWA domain-containing protein: MSSLAIEQFLSQFHFIRPYWLLAFIPLVVLLLLRWRRESKSAWKTIVPEHLQKALIIGEQGWKSQLPLKLLSAILSVAIVICAGPTWEREPSPFGEDQGALAIVLDVSTSMEQTDLPPSRLERAKYKIRDLLEARKGGKTSLIVFGGSAHTAMPMTEDNQVFLPFLNAITPEVIPVQGKSVQSAIPELQSQLKGFPSASILIVSDGVSQEGIQQYQEAFKDTNQLIMVLGVGNDAIQSSSATDWGSLKKLANDTDGRYYALTTDDSDINKIASDVERHMQITGESAMPWRDMGYYLIFPVMILALLWFRKGWLVQWVLLASLISPNLIISQAQAETVSVVAKTEQTTEPNSNIEKFWDSAKQTWMNLWLTPEQQGQWYFNQGEFIKAANHYQEPMNKGIAFYYGRDFVSAQSQFVQVQGDERAILYLGNTLARQREYLAARNLYKDLMEKTNDEDIANVAKQNYQAMSELVDEINRVSESQSGTTDGPEESMELGDNPRTADGADEETASQLLLKETLNANEILGSQELADKWLRKVEADPKNFLRNKFQIQLREQGSQQ; the protein is encoded by the coding sequence ATGAGCAGTTTAGCGATTGAACAGTTCCTCTCTCAGTTTCACTTTATCCGTCCTTACTGGCTGTTGGCGTTTATCCCACTTGTGGTACTGCTGTTGCTTCGTTGGCGTAGAGAGTCAAAATCTGCATGGAAAACCATCGTCCCAGAGCATTTACAAAAGGCATTGATCATTGGCGAGCAGGGCTGGAAAAGCCAGCTTCCCCTTAAACTACTCAGCGCGATTCTCAGTGTTGCCATAGTTATCTGTGCGGGACCAACCTGGGAGCGCGAACCGTCACCATTTGGAGAAGACCAAGGGGCGCTCGCTATTGTGCTGGATGTCAGTACTTCTATGGAGCAAACGGACTTGCCGCCGTCGCGCTTAGAGCGTGCCAAATACAAGATCCGAGACCTTCTAGAAGCTAGAAAAGGTGGAAAAACGTCACTTATTGTCTTCGGTGGAAGTGCACACACAGCGATGCCTATGACAGAGGACAATCAAGTGTTCTTGCCATTTCTCAATGCGATAACGCCTGAGGTGATTCCGGTACAAGGTAAGAGTGTCCAATCGGCAATTCCTGAGTTGCAATCTCAGTTAAAAGGCTTTCCGTCAGCATCCATTTTGATTGTCTCTGATGGCGTTTCTCAAGAAGGTATTCAGCAGTATCAAGAGGCATTTAAAGATACTAACCAACTGATCATGGTATTGGGTGTGGGCAACGATGCTATCCAAAGTAGTTCAGCGACTGATTGGGGGAGCTTGAAAAAGCTGGCTAACGATACAGATGGTCGTTACTACGCGCTCACAACTGACGACAGTGACATCAACAAAATCGCATCGGATGTCGAACGTCACATGCAAATCACAGGTGAGTCGGCGATGCCGTGGAGAGACATGGGATACTACCTCATCTTTCCTGTGATGATTCTTGCGCTGCTATGGTTTAGAAAAGGTTGGCTAGTTCAGTGGGTGCTATTAGCGTCGTTAATTAGCCCTAATCTGATAATAAGCCAAGCTCAGGCCGAAACTGTTTCTGTGGTGGCAAAAACTGAGCAAACCACGGAACCCAATTCGAATATTGAAAAGTTTTGGGACAGCGCGAAACAGACTTGGATGAATCTATGGCTAACCCCTGAACAGCAGGGGCAGTGGTACTTCAATCAAGGCGAATTCATTAAAGCGGCGAACCATTATCAAGAGCCGATGAATAAAGGTATCGCCTTTTACTATGGGCGTGACTTCGTTTCAGCCCAATCTCAGTTTGTTCAGGTGCAAGGCGATGAACGAGCGATCCTCTATCTTGGCAACACGTTAGCGAGGCAACGTGAGTATCTTGCTGCAAGAAACCTTTATAAAGATCTTATGGAAAAAACCAACGACGAAGATATTGCCAATGTTGCCAAGCAAAACTACCAAGCCATGAGTGAGCTGGTGGATGAAATTAATCGTGTAAGTGAGAGCCAATCAGGTACCACTGATGGACCTGAAGAATCTATGGAGCTGGGGGATAATCCTCGAACCGCTGATGGCGCGGATGAAGAAACAGCGTCACAGTTATTGCTGAAAGAAACGCTCAATGCCAATGAAATATTGGGCAGTCAAGAACTGGCGGATAAATGGCTGAGGAAAGTGGAAGCCGATCCAAAGAACTTTTTGAGGAATAAATTCCAAATCCAGCTTCGTGAACAAGGGAGTCAACAATGA
- a CDS encoding DUF58 domain-containing protein: MASKNANNQDCRIHTSYERLVKLQSQVQAFSLLPHLVAQSRMSGRHGSPFRGRGLNFEELRHYQLGDDIRNLDWKVTMRTGKPHVRTYTEEKDRNFIICVDQRSGMYFSSIDTMKSVVASEIAALSAWRILKDNDRVGFIISQTTQIEYLKPQRSQNHLLHALKRLNEANNALDIYSEDSEASSLSATIRMLGNLGLKNATVLFISDWSGASEFDLDRLKYLQQHNDILSVVISDPLEAALPADVLDSASLVFGDGKYQLSVTEKTKLDKVNLGLREQSHQRLERLGQLMAMKRLPVIELSTDGKHIDAFKRAVGGVSL, translated from the coding sequence ATGGCTTCTAAAAACGCTAACAACCAAGATTGTCGAATTCATACCTCCTATGAGCGCTTGGTTAAGCTGCAATCACAAGTGCAAGCTTTCTCATTATTACCGCATCTCGTGGCGCAATCTCGCATGTCAGGTAGACACGGCTCGCCGTTTCGCGGCCGTGGGCTTAACTTTGAAGAGCTTCGCCACTACCAGCTCGGTGATGATATTCGAAATCTAGATTGGAAGGTCACGATGCGTACTGGCAAACCGCACGTGCGCACTTATACCGAAGAGAAAGACCGAAACTTTATCATCTGTGTTGACCAGCGGAGTGGCATGTATTTCTCTTCTATCGATACCATGAAATCCGTGGTTGCTTCCGAGATCGCCGCTCTGTCAGCCTGGCGCATTTTGAAAGACAATGACCGAGTTGGTTTTATCATTAGCCAAACAACACAGATTGAATACTTAAAGCCTCAACGCTCGCAAAACCATCTTTTGCATGCCTTAAAACGGCTCAATGAAGCGAATAATGCGCTTGATATCTACAGTGAAGACAGCGAAGCATCTAGCTTGTCAGCCACCATTCGTATGCTTGGCAATCTTGGGCTTAAGAACGCCACTGTCTTGTTCATTAGTGATTGGTCTGGGGCGTCTGAATTCGATCTCGATCGATTGAAGTACCTACAGCAGCATAACGACATCTTAAGCGTAGTCATTTCCGATCCGCTTGAAGCGGCGTTACCAGCAGACGTTCTCGACTCAGCTTCTTTGGTATTTGGAGATGGCAAATATCAGCTAAGCGTGACTGAAAAAACGAAATTAGATAAAGTCAACCTTGGACTCAGGGAGCAATCTCACCAACGTCTTGAGAGACTTGGTCAGCTAATGGCGATGAAGCGACTTCCTGTTATCGAGCTATCAACTGATGGTAAACATATCGATGCGTTCAAGCGTGCTGTGGGAGGGGTGTCTTTATGA
- a CDS encoding CobW family GTP-binding protein translates to MTNQVPTNIITGFLGVGKTTTILNLLKDKPENENWAVLVNEFGEVGIDGAMMADGGAMIKEVPGGCMCCTAGVPMSVGINALLRQKPDRLIIEPTGLGHPKQVIKTLTSDQYDKYIDLRATIALVDPRNLSDDRHLENKNFNDQLASAEVIIGNKVDQCTAEDIDVFNDWLTDQEPAKIFHKLVKNGELPLEVLDIERREVAQEPSKYGHHHDDHDHSDLEPVFELPPEKPYIRRENQGQGYFSCGWIIGEEHKFDFDQLFSLFSDLNAERVKAVVNTDKGCFAFNVANRVVSVNQMSLEGYESRIEVIDSQLMPWQDLESILLKLCGLNEV, encoded by the coding sequence ATGACTAATCAAGTCCCAACCAACATAATCACCGGCTTTCTAGGTGTCGGTAAGACCACAACGATACTCAATCTGCTGAAAGACAAACCCGAGAATGAAAACTGGGCAGTTTTGGTCAATGAGTTTGGTGAGGTTGGCATTGACGGCGCAATGATGGCAGATGGTGGCGCCATGATTAAGGAAGTACCAGGTGGCTGCATGTGCTGTACGGCGGGTGTTCCTATGTCTGTTGGCATCAATGCACTATTACGACAAAAGCCAGATCGCCTGATCATCGAGCCAACAGGTTTGGGACATCCTAAGCAGGTTATTAAAACGCTGACGTCAGACCAATATGATAAGTATATTGATTTAAGAGCCACTATTGCGTTGGTTGACCCGCGTAACCTGTCAGACGATCGACATCTAGAGAATAAAAACTTCAATGACCAACTTGCCTCGGCGGAAGTCATTATTGGCAACAAAGTCGATCAGTGCACGGCAGAAGACATTGATGTCTTTAATGATTGGCTGACTGACCAAGAGCCAGCAAAAATCTTCCACAAACTGGTTAAAAATGGTGAGCTTCCCCTTGAAGTACTTGATATAGAAAGACGCGAAGTAGCACAAGAGCCTTCTAAATATGGTCATCATCACGACGATCATGACCATAGCGACCTTGAACCAGTATTTGAGTTGCCACCAGAAAAACCGTATATACGTCGTGAGAACCAGGGACAAGGCTATTTTAGCTGTGGATGGATCATCGGTGAAGAACACAAGTTTGATTTCGACCAGCTATTCTCGCTGTTTAGCGATCTAAATGCTGAGCGCGTGAAGGCGGTGGTCAATACAGACAAGGGCTGCTTTGCATTCAATGTGGCTAACCGCGTGGTTTCCGTCAATCAAATGTCACTGGAGGGGTATGAATCTCGAATTGAGGTTATCGACTCGCAACTGATGCCGTGGCAAGACCTAGAATCGATACTTTTAAAGCTATGCGGCTTGAATGAAGTGTAG
- a CDS encoding multiheme c-type cytochrome: MGAVVRVFSVVVILLTSVTARGGDGTMSTSNNLKASFVGSEACVECHQKEVEQWKGSDHERAMDHATEHSVLGDFDNAVFEFKGKDNRFFKKDDQFWVNIQGPDGQFYDYQIQYTFGHYPLQQYMVEFDDGRVQLIPFTWDSRAKDQGGQRWYHLYPETTINDEFYWTNTGQNWNFMCADCHSTNLEKKYNKAMNRYDTTWSEITVGCEACHGPGSLHVTLSKQENSTNFSQDNHYGFDRDLSKAVSEWVYQEGYSTLQPESIKETQQVKVCAQCHSRRVQLSEQYDHVQGDLFDRYLISNLTPELYHSDGQIYDEVYVFGSFEQSKMAQKGVTCTNCHDPHSAKLKIPEEAVCAQCHVASEYTPEKHTFHQAGTEANKCTTCHMPETTYMEVDPRRDHSWHIPRPDMSKHIGTPNVCTACHEDKEADWASETLAQWFPKSNYQNTQHYGVAFYAADIGHPAAADALSYIAQDVNQPSIVRASALQRMAGFQGQNSLIALGRAVKNKQPMIRIGAIQGSAPYPALQRWQIISPLLEDEVLAVRAEAAGALAQYWRELNPLQKDQLNAPLKEYIEVQEYNSDRGFGRTNLGNIYAAQGKSQQAIAEYQGAIEIEPYFENSYINLADLYRGLGDEKLADQTLKLGMKNQPNSAAIHYSAALSKLRQGDKATASQLLAKATELEASNPQYWFVYGLSMETANLNVALNAVDKAYQLSRNPEHLFSKCDLMLKYKHQGAPECLGQLSKVAPPEVIQQLKSRY, from the coding sequence ATGGGCGCAGTGGTTCGAGTGTTTAGTGTGGTTGTGATACTGCTCACGAGCGTTACGGCACGTGGCGGTGATGGCACGATGTCGACCTCAAACAATTTAAAAGCGAGTTTTGTGGGCAGTGAAGCTTGTGTTGAGTGTCACCAAAAAGAAGTTGAGCAATGGAAAGGCTCAGACCATGAGCGAGCGATGGACCACGCAACAGAGCACAGTGTCCTAGGCGATTTCGATAACGCTGTATTTGAGTTTAAAGGCAAAGACAACCGATTCTTTAAAAAGGACGACCAATTTTGGGTCAATATCCAAGGTCCTGATGGTCAATTTTATGACTACCAAATCCAGTACACCTTCGGTCATTACCCCCTTCAGCAATATATGGTCGAGTTTGATGATGGCCGCGTGCAGCTGATCCCCTTTACTTGGGATTCCAGGGCTAAAGATCAGGGTGGGCAACGTTGGTATCACCTCTATCCAGAAACAACAATCAATGATGAGTTTTATTGGACTAACACTGGTCAAAACTGGAACTTCATGTGTGCCGATTGTCACTCAACGAATCTTGAAAAAAAATACAACAAAGCGATGAATCGCTATGACACAACCTGGTCAGAAATCACCGTAGGTTGTGAAGCGTGCCATGGACCAGGCAGCTTGCATGTAACTCTCTCAAAGCAGGAAAATTCCACCAACTTTTCTCAAGATAATCATTATGGCTTTGATCGCGATTTAAGCAAAGCGGTCTCGGAGTGGGTTTATCAAGAGGGCTATTCGACACTGCAACCAGAGTCCATCAAAGAGACACAACAGGTTAAGGTTTGTGCTCAATGCCACAGTCGCCGTGTTCAGTTGTCAGAGCAGTATGATCACGTTCAAGGGGATCTATTTGATAGGTACTTAATCTCCAATTTAACGCCAGAGCTATATCACTCAGATGGTCAGATCTACGACGAAGTGTATGTTTTTGGCTCATTTGAACAATCAAAGATGGCCCAAAAGGGTGTGACTTGTACCAATTGTCACGATCCCCATTCCGCAAAGCTCAAAATACCAGAAGAAGCTGTTTGTGCTCAGTGCCATGTTGCCTCTGAATACACGCCAGAAAAGCATACATTCCACCAAGCAGGAACAGAGGCTAACAAATGTACAACCTGTCATATGCCAGAGACGACGTACATGGAAGTCGATCCGAGAAGAGATCACAGCTGGCACATACCTAGACCAGATATGAGTAAACACATCGGCACACCGAATGTTTGTACTGCCTGTCATGAGGACAAAGAAGCTGACTGGGCGAGCGAAACCCTGGCTCAGTGGTTCCCTAAATCCAACTACCAAAATACTCAACACTATGGTGTAGCTTTCTATGCAGCGGATATTGGTCACCCAGCGGCTGCAGACGCGCTCTCTTACATTGCGCAAGATGTGAACCAACCATCCATTGTACGAGCGTCAGCGTTGCAACGAATGGCTGGTTTTCAAGGGCAAAACAGTTTGATCGCGTTAGGACGGGCAGTGAAAAACAAGCAACCTATGATTCGAATTGGCGCGATACAAGGCAGCGCGCCATATCCGGCTCTGCAGCGCTGGCAGATTATTTCTCCGCTCCTTGAAGATGAAGTGCTCGCCGTTCGAGCGGAAGCCGCAGGTGCTCTGGCTCAATATTGGCGAGAGTTAAACCCACTCCAAAAAGACCAACTAAATGCCCCTTTGAAAGAGTACATAGAAGTTCAGGAGTACAACTCAGACCGAGGGTTTGGAAGAACCAATCTTGGCAATATCTACGCGGCACAGGGTAAAAGCCAACAAGCAATTGCAGAATACCAAGGGGCCATTGAAATAGAGCCTTATTTTGAAAATAGCTACATCAATCTTGCCGATCTCTACCGAGGACTTGGCGATGAGAAGTTGGCAGACCAAACACTCAAGCTAGGTATGAAAAATCAGCCAAACTCGGCAGCCATTCATTACAGTGCTGCGCTTTCAAAACTAAGACAGGGTGATAAAGCGACCGCCAGCCAGTTACTGGCAAAAGCTACCGAGCTAGAGGCAAGCAATCCTCAATATTGGTTCGTATATGGTTTGTCTATGGAAACTGCCAATTTGAATGTCGCGCTTAACGCCGTAGACAAAGCCTATCAACTGAGCCGAAACCCAGAGCATTTATTCTCGAAGTGCGATTTGATGCTCAAATACAAACACCAAGGCGCACCTGAATGTCTAGGCCAACTGTCCAAAGTTGCACCACCAGAAGTTATACAGCAGCTAAAATCACGCTATTAG
- a CDS encoding AAA family ATPase, whose protein sequence is MNQAQTELNRLITEVGKSVIGQQHMVTALVVGLITNGHILLEGLPGTAKTRSIKSLADRLNTSFGRIQFTPDLLPSDVTGTEIYQDMDGKPQLHFQAGPIFNSIVLADEINRAPAKVQAALLEAMAEGTVTVGGDSHKLPELFMVLATQNPIEQEGTYPLPEAQMDRFIMKVTVDYPEDEAERDIIRLVRNEERSISVATDSETTTSNDIITISTDSVFAARQEMPEIEVSDIVENYIVSLVMATRQPQRYPESSLSDWLLVGSSPRASIALDKCSRAYAWLQGRSYVEPDDVRAVANMVLGHRIALSYNALAEQVTQQDVVNHLLDVVAIG, encoded by the coding sequence ATGAATCAAGCACAAACAGAACTTAACCGCCTGATTACAGAAGTAGGTAAATCGGTTATCGGTCAACAACATATGGTCACAGCGCTGGTGGTTGGCTTGATTACCAATGGACACATCTTGCTTGAGGGTTTGCCGGGCACGGCGAAAACACGCTCTATAAAATCATTGGCCGATCGCCTGAATACAAGTTTTGGGCGTATTCAGTTCACGCCAGACTTATTACCGTCCGATGTAACTGGTACTGAAATTTACCAAGATATGGATGGTAAGCCTCAGCTTCACTTCCAAGCTGGCCCAATCTTCAACAGCATTGTTCTGGCGGATGAGATCAACCGCGCGCCAGCAAAAGTTCAGGCAGCATTGTTAGAAGCGATGGCCGAAGGAACGGTGACAGTGGGAGGAGACAGTCATAAGTTGCCAGAGCTGTTTATGGTTCTCGCGACACAAAACCCAATCGAACAAGAGGGTACCTATCCGTTACCCGAAGCGCAGATGGACCGCTTCATTATGAAGGTGACGGTGGATTATCCCGAGGACGAGGCAGAACGAGACATCATTCGCTTAGTGCGAAATGAAGAACGTTCAATATCGGTTGCTACGGATTCTGAAACCACCACCTCCAATGACATTATCACTATCTCAACAGACTCGGTTTTTGCCGCAAGACAAGAAATGCCAGAGATTGAAGTATCGGACATCGTCGAGAATTATATCGTCAGCCTCGTGATGGCGACAAGACAGCCACAGCGTTACCCAGAATCATCACTGTCAGATTGGCTTCTTGTAGGCTCTTCACCGCGTGCTTCTATTGCTTTAGATAAATGTAGTCGCGCTTATGCTTGGTTACAGGGTCGAAGCTATGTCGAGCCTGATGACGTTAGAGCGGTAGCGAACATGGTGCTCGGACACCGAATTGCGCTGTCATACAACGCGTTGGCAGAACAAGTGACTCAGCAAGATGTTGTTAACCACCTTCTTGATGTTGTTGCGATAGGCTAA
- a CDS encoding VWA domain-containing protein encodes MNWESLSLTYPMWLLLLPLPILVYRLVPAYKTKQSAIKVPFFRSLLDILGEEPEQGASQLNPSWWQRAILVASWVLLVIAMTKPTVLGEPQTREKLGRDVMVAVDLSGSMAEMDFLSPDGQAISRLDAVKGVLKDFVTTRDGDRLGLILFGDAAYLQTPFTADHDVWLALLNQTEVAMAGQSTHLGDAIGLAIKVFEQSQGEADREKVVIVLTDGNDTGSFVEPKDAATVAAAKQVRIHVIAMGDPETVGEQALDMETIQNIASSSGGEAFQAMDQEALHNAYQAIGELEPKLYESTQYRPKQTVHHYLIMIVVVLYLIAFTTATIRRSMFNSEPVDLARKQDVTSIETEGKS; translated from the coding sequence ATGAACTGGGAAAGCCTCTCTCTAACTTACCCAATGTGGCTATTGCTCTTACCCTTACCGATTCTGGTTTACCGCTTAGTCCCAGCTTATAAAACCAAACAGAGTGCGATTAAGGTACCGTTTTTTAGAAGCCTCTTGGACATTCTTGGTGAAGAACCCGAGCAGGGTGCGAGTCAGCTGAATCCGTCTTGGTGGCAGCGTGCAATCCTTGTTGCTTCTTGGGTTTTGTTGGTTATCGCGATGACTAAGCCCACCGTGCTTGGCGAGCCACAGACGCGCGAGAAACTCGGACGAGATGTGATGGTCGCTGTCGATCTCTCGGGTTCAATGGCAGAAATGGATTTTCTATCTCCAGATGGTCAAGCGATATCAAGATTGGACGCGGTCAAAGGTGTACTTAAAGACTTTGTCACTACGCGAGATGGTGACCGCCTTGGTTTGATTTTGTTTGGCGATGCCGCTTACTTACAAACGCCATTTACTGCCGATCACGATGTTTGGCTGGCATTGCTCAATCAAACTGAAGTCGCGATGGCAGGACAAAGTACTCACTTAGGAGATGCTATTGGCTTGGCAATCAAGGTGTTTGAACAATCGCAAGGGGAAGCAGATCGCGAGAAAGTGGTCATTGTTCTCACTGACGGGAACGACACCGGGAGCTTTGTTGAACCGAAAGATGCGGCAACTGTTGCCGCTGCGAAACAAGTGAGGATCCACGTGATAGCAATGGGCGATCCAGAAACCGTAGGCGAGCAAGCGTTAGATATGGAAACAATTCAAAACATTGCTAGCTCATCGGGCGGCGAAGCGTTTCAAGCGATGGACCAAGAAGCATTGCACAATGCTTATCAAGCGATTGGGGAGTTGGAGCCAAAGTTATACGAAAGCACGCAATACCGACCTAAACAAACGGTGCATCATTACTTGATTATGATTGTCGTCGTTCTTTATCTTATCGCGTTTACCACCGCTACGATTCGTCGCTCCATGTTTAACTCTGAGCCAGTGGATTTAGCCAGAAAGCAAGATGTTACCTCTATCGAAACGGAGGGTAAATCATGA
- a CDS encoding DUF4381 domain-containing protein — translation MSQTAPSSYILRNMSEVPNPDAISWVPQTIGWQVLALLIVLFALYKFAVAYCDHQMQSYRREAKRVLEQHQQSEHLSMVCYDVLKSVHHYLYPNQPQQFNKVWLEYLSQQSLDQSSNLATELGEKWLRSLISQSVALTNAETQQIYGAVSLWIDSHKTPSWLREYWSLKNTAQRKLSGVRRSLIHFKGESS, via the coding sequence ATGAGTCAAACAGCGCCTAGTTCCTATATTCTTCGCAATATGTCAGAGGTCCCGAACCCTGATGCTATCTCTTGGGTTCCACAGACCATAGGCTGGCAAGTGCTGGCATTACTCATCGTTCTATTTGCTTTATACAAGTTTGCCGTAGCCTATTGTGACCATCAGATGCAGAGTTATCGAAGAGAAGCGAAACGAGTACTTGAACAACATCAACAGTCCGAGCATCTTTCGATGGTTTGTTATGACGTGCTGAAAAGTGTTCACCACTACCTATATCCAAATCAGCCTCAACAGTTTAATAAGGTTTGGTTGGAGTATTTGAGTCAACAGTCTTTAGATCAAAGCAGCAATCTAGCGACAGAACTCGGAGAAAAGTGGCTACGATCGCTTATCTCTCAATCGGTGGCATTAACGAATGCAGAAACTCAGCAAATATATGGCGCGGTATCGCTTTGGATTGATTCTCATAAAACGCCCTCTTGGCTAAGAGAATACTGGTCGCTTAAAAATACCGCTCAGCGAAAATTGAGTGGTGTTCGACGATCGCTGATTCACTTCAAGGGGGAGTCATCATGA